The window GTTCGCCATGATCGACGTGATCAGCGGCGGTCGGCTGATCGCGGGGCTCGTCGTGGGCGGTGGGCCGGAGTACTACAGCTTTTCGATGAACCCGACGCACGCGCGGGCCATGTACAACGAAGCTCTCGACCTGGTCGTGCGGGCTTGGACCGAGCCGGGGCCGTTTGAGCATTATGGCGAGTATTGGAAGCTGAAATATGTGAACCCCTGGCCGCGGCCGTTGCAGCAGCCGCATCCGCCCATCTGGATTCCCGGCGCCGGCAGCAAGGAGACAATCGAGTTCGTCGCGCAGCGGCGATATGCGTACATGGGCATTCCGTATTTTCACGTCGATTTCTTCCAACGCAACTTCGACATGTTCCGCGACTGCTGCCAGAAGAACGGCTATGAGTGCGATCCCGAGCAACTCGGTTGGCTCTGCCCGATCTACGTCGCCGAGACCGACGCGCAGGCTTGGGAAGAGTACGAGCATCACTTCATGTACTTTGCCCAGCAGCTGCTGAAGGGGCTGGTCGTGCTGCCGCCGGGTTACACCAGCGCTCGCTCGCTGATCGGCATTCACAGCGCGATGAAGCAGTTCCTGATCAACGTAAAGACCCGCAAAGAAATCGAAGACGGCGCGTACGCGATCGTCGGCAGCCCGGAAACGGTGCGCGACAAGCTCGCGCATTACGCGAAGCGGCTCGGCGTCGGCAATCTCCTCGGCTTGTTCCAAATCGGCACGCTGCCGGCGGAATTGACCAAGAAGAATCTGACGATCTTTGCCCAGGAAGTGATGCCGGCGCTGCAGAAGCTGGATACGCGGATTGGCGTTGCGGTTTAGGCGTTGCTGCTGATTTGAGTTCTGAGACAGGAAAGCTGTTGAACGAACTCTCCTCTTGTCTCAGAACTCAAAACTCAGAACTCAAAACTTTCTCCCTCCATGCCCTCCACTCGAACGATCAATATCGCTGGCAAGAAAACCCAACTCACCGAAGGAGGCAGCGGGCCGCCGTTGCTGTATTTGCATTCGGCAGGGGGCGAAACCGAGTGGATGCCGTTTCATGAAGAGCTGTCGAGGAGCTTCACAGTGCTGTTGCCGGCGCATCCGGGGTTTGCGGATTCCAAAGGGCTCGAGGAAGTTCGCGATGTGACCGATTATGCGTGGCATTATGTCGACATGCTGGCCGAATTGAAGCTGAAGAATGTGCCGGTGGTCGGCTTCTCGCTCGGTGGCTGGACGGGGATGGAACTTGCCATTCTGCGGCCGGCGCTGGTCAGCAAACTGGTCCTGGTGAACTCGGCGGGCGTGCGCGTGGCGGGTTCGCCGATGGGGGAACTGTTTATCGACGACCTCGCGAAGTTGCGGGCGTTGCTCTTTAAGGATCCGAACAATCCGGTGATCAAGCTGGCGATGCCGATGGACCTGGAAGATCGGCGGATCCTGCAGTGGCTTGCCGCTCGCGAAGCGACGGCGCGGGTTGGCTGGAATCCGTATCTACACAATCCTCGCCTCGCCGCCCATCTGCATCGCATCGAATGCCCGACGAAAATCCTATGGGGCCGGCACGACAAGCTGATCCCGCTGCCGCACGGGGAGTTCTTGGCGAGCAGGATTCGCGGCGCGCAGCTGGAAGTATTCGACGGCTCGGCACATATGCTGCCGTTTGAGGAACCGGTGAAATTTGCGACGGCGGTGAAAGAATTCTTAGTTAGTAGTTCTTAGTTCGTGGTTGGTAGGAGGGTAGCGACGAGTTGCTCCCTCTAAGCCTTCTCTTCGGCCAACACGCCCATGACCAGCGCTCGCAGCTTGGGCTCGGCGGCGTTTGCATGGGCGATGATCTTCGGCACTTCGGCAGGTTCGAGCGAATCGGGAAAGCACATGTCGGTGATGATCGAAAAGCCGACGACCTTCAGCCCGGCATGCACTGCAACGATCACTTCTGGCACGGTCGACATGCCCACCACATCGGCGCCAATCAAACGCAGGAAGCGATATTCCGCGCGGGTCTCGAGGTTCGGTCCGCTGACAGCGACAAACACGCCTTTGTGGACGACGATGTCTTGCTGCCGGCCGATCTTCAAGGCGCGATCGACGAGAGCGCGGTCGTAGGGCTGGCTCATGTCGGGAAAGCGTGGTCCGAGGCGGTCGTCGTTGACGCCGATCAGCGGATTGCCGCCCATCAGGTTGATCTGGTCTTCGATGACCATGATGTCGCCGCACTTATAGTACGGATTCATGCCGCCGCAGGCGTTCGAGACGACGAGCATCTTGGCGCCCATGGCCTTGAAGACGCGAACGGGAAGCGTGATCAGGTCGAGGGGATAGCCCTCGTACATGTGGAAGCGGCCTTCCATCGCCATGACCGGCAAGCCGCCGAGCGTGCCGCAGATCAACCGGCCGCGATGGCTGATAGCCGTGCTGCGCGGGAAGTGCGGAATGTCGCCGTAGTCGATGGCGACGTCTTGCTGCATCTGCTCGACCAGGCTGCCGAGCCCGGTGCCCAGAATGATCCCCGCGTGGGGCGTTTTGTTCCACTTCGAACGGATGAAGGCGGTGGCTTCTTCGATTTTGGCAAACAAACCCTGCATGTGATTTCCCCGACCCTGTTCTCAATACCCAGCGCAAAAACAACGGGCCAAGGGTACCGCAAGTTCAGAAAATTCGCCAGCGGTTAAGGCTACTTGAACGGATCTTCGGCTTCCTGCCGCGGCGCGGGAGGCGCTGGTCCGTTCGGGGCTGGCGCGTTGGGAGCCTGCGGCGCTCCGGCGCGCTTGAGGGCTTCTTTGATCCGCTCGACATCGGCTGCCGGCACACCGGCCGGAATCTGAATCTGCCGACCGTTGGGGCCGATGATTACTCGCTGGCCACCGGCGCCGGGCTGAGGAGCAAAAGGATCATCCACCGTCTTCGTGCGGCCGGAGTTGAAGAGCCCATCGGTCACGTCGACCGAAGTCCCCTGCGGTTGCCCAGCGAGCAGGCTCGATAGATTGCCGGTTTGAGCTGGCGGCATGGGTGGGAGCGGATCATTGGTCAGTTTGATCGTCGTCAGCCGCATGGTGCCGGGCTGAACCCAGGTGGTGACTTGCACGATGGATTTTTCGAGATCGGCTGCAACTTCACACATGTTGGCTTGCGCGGTGGCGATGTCACCTTCGTAGGCAATGGCGCCGTTTCGTTTATCGAGACACAGGATATTCGCCGTCCAGTTGCCGCTGTTGTTTCCCCGGCGATTGCGGATGAAAACCAGCAGCGGCGAATCGACAGGCTGTTCAAAGGGCAAGCCGTGCTGGGCGATGAACGCCGGCGTTTGCCAGCGCTGCTTGCCCGTCACGCGATCGAGAGCATAGACTCGGCCGTGGGCTTGCTGCCCCGGCATGCCGCCGCCCGACAGCGGTTGCGTTACCAGGCCCGGCACCGATTCGGCGATCGGCGTATTGGCGAGCACCGTGTATTGCTCTTGCGAACGATAGACATGCACCGAGGTGAGCGTGGGTTCGGGCTGCAGTTGCGATTGCACCACCGGCTGGCCGGTGACCAGCGAGATCACCGTAAACTTGCCGCTCGTCTCCAGCATGGCAAACTCTTGGCCGTCGAGGAGCTGTCCCTTGGCCCCGGTGGGAGTTTCGAGCTTCCACAAATCATCCTGCTCGCTCCAAGCATCAAACAAACGGAGTCGCAGCGTGCCGCCGACCTGCTCGAACGACAGAACGCGCCGACCGTTGGTGGCCAAGCGATTGTTCGGGCGGTTGACTGTGCGTGTGCCGACCTGCGAACCGTCGCGCATGCTGAAGACCGTGGCGCGATCGGAATTGGGGGCCGCGGCGAACACGTATTCGTCGTCGCCGAACAGATCACAAGCCGGGTCAATGCCGCTGCGTTCCCACAGCGTTTCGCCGGTGAGCGGATCCGCACAAACGAGTTGCCGGGAACGCTGATAAACAATGCCGAAGGGAGTGACCGGCCCCGGCTGATAGTTGGTTTGCGCCGATTGATCAAAAGCCATCGTCCGCGAGCCCGTGATCGGGTTCGAAGTCTGACGCGATTGCGGATAAGCCCGGCCCATTTGCAGCGGATCCATATTCACGACTTCCGCGCGCCACAAAATGGGTTCGCCGGGGCCGCGATTGGCTCGCAGCGCGTCGATCGTGAGAATCTCACCGCCGGTGTGCACCGTGATGATGTGTCCTGTCGCGCGGCCAACCAGGCCCGAGTAAGGGATCGAGTAGGTTTGTCGATACACACCGTCCTGGCGGCGGATCGGTGCTTGAGCGATCGTCTTTCCTTGGCTGTCGAAGACTTGCAGCGCTTGTTGCGACGGATCGTACACCGCTCGTAGGCCACGAGGTGCTGGGCCGGTGAACTCGGCCATCATCACGCTGAAGTTGTTCATGTAGGTCCGCGGTCGCGAACTTTCGGAGCTTGCCTCTACCTTCTGGGCGCGGCCGCCGGGCCAGCTATCAAGAGCCAGCATCGTCCGAGGCGTGCCGGCGTTTTGGATCTTGGAGATCAGCGCAAAAGCAGGATGATCGGCAGCGACCGGATGGCGCGCGACAAACGCAGCCAGCTCGGCTGATTTCTCGGCGGCCAGGTAGGGGCGTTGCACCAGATCATAGGTTTCGACGAGCGCTGCCAATCCCGCCGCGCGATAATTGGTGTCTGCTGAATCGAGCAGATCGCCGGCTCGCAGTTCCGCTTCGAGATACGACTTGTCGAACAGTAGTTTTTGCACGATGAGCAAGCGAGCGCGATCGGCGAGCGGATGAAAGCCATAGACTTCCACAAACCGACGAGCGCCCTTAAGAGAGTCGGCCTTCAGGCAAGCGGCCAGGCGTTCCTCGAGTCGTTGCTGCAGCTTGGTGCGGTCGGCATCGCTGCTGCTGGTGTAAAGCTCGGTCAAGCGCGCTTGCAGCCAACGGCCGGTGCGTACCTGCCATTTGCTGTCGATATATTCCATCTGGGCGCTGCCGTCGTCGGAACCGACGTCGGCTTGCAGCTCATCAGCGAGCGTGACGAATGCCTCGAGCGATTCCGCGACGAGACCAGCCTTGTGCATGCCGACGGCTTGCAGCCGCAGCAGTTCACGGCGCTGCGCGGGATGATCGATCAACTCCTTGGCTTCCACGACCAGCTCGCGGTGTTTGTCAAAATCCGTGCGGAGCAGCACCAGCATGACGCGCGCGAGTAATCCGCGAATGCGTTCTTCGTGGGGATGCGCTTTGAAGGCTTGCCGCAAGCTGGTGAGAGCTTCGTTGGTTTTGCCTTCGGTCAGCAGCAATTCGCCGAGTCGCGCGAGAGCACGCACATCGGTGGGATTGGCGGCGAGATCTTTTTCGACCTGAGCCCGCATATGCTCGACGAGATAAAAAGCTGACATCTGATCGTGGCCGATCGAGATCATCTCGCCGGCAAAACTGACGAGATTGCCGAGCGTGAATTCGGTGCGCGACTTGTCGGCGATCTTGCCGGTATCGAGGTCGAGCTTCAGGAGCTGTTGGCCGGTGGTGGGCAGATAATAATGCGTGCCGTTGTAGAAACCGCGGCCTGAGGCGATTTCGCCACCGAGTTCAACCGGCGCCTTCCAAGCTTCCGTGCCGTCGCTCACGGAGATGGCTCGCACGTTCTTTTTGCCGACGAGAATGATTTTTTCTTTGTGAATGCAGGCGACGAAAAGTGATTCGTCGCGCTTGACCGGCGCCCCCCACTTCGGCTTGCCGGTCAGCAGATCGACACAGTGCAAAAACTGCGATTCCACCGGCGTGACGATGACCGAGCCATCGGCCACGATGGCCGACGAATCGAGCCAACGGCCGGACGGTTGATTGTTATTCAAATTCGACGAAGTGATCACGCCGCGATTGGGACGCCCCAACAAGTCGTTGCGCTCATACGTGTAATGCCACTTGAGCGACCGAGTTCCCAGATCAACAGCGACAACGGCGCCAGCCGACGTCGGACAAATCAACACGCCATCGGCATACGAGGGCGAAGCTGCCGCCAGCCGGCGCGTGGCATCGTAGCGAATGGTCAGCGTTTCATCGGGCACACTGCCGAGTTGCTGTTTCCATTCGAGCTTGCCCGTTTGGGGCGAGAGGCAGAGCAGTCGCAGTTCGCCGTTAAATTCGGCCAGTGCGAACAGTTTTTCCGCAACGGAGACCGGCGCACCCAAGAAGAACGCTCCAGCCAGATTCGGATCGTCGTGGCCGCTGTCGCCACCGACTTGCCAACAGAGTGCGCCTTGCCGGAGAAGATTGAGAGCGGTCAGCTTGTTGCTGCCGCGGACACCGACCGGCTGCCGCGCACCAACCCACACGTTGCGCGTGGTGTTGATGTTCTGCGTGTTCATGAATTCGAGATCGTCGATCAGGTAGAGCTGCTGACTATCGCTGCTCAGCTGACCGTAGAGATTGTCTTCCCAAATTCGCTGACGGACGGCATTTTCCTTGGTCGCGGCAATCTGCTGTGCGCCCGCTGTGAGCGCGCCCGCATTGCTCGTGATCCGATCTTCGTGTGGATACACCCACATCCGGCGACCGGTCTTGAGCGATACACCCATGACTTTTTCGGGCGAGCGAATCACAACGTAGTCCACTCGCTTGTTGTCTTTTTTATTAATCGATGCCACGGCCAGCGGCTGGAGCGCGGGGACAATCGTCTCGCCTTTGTCTTGTAGCGTACGAGCATATTTGCCGACCCACTTATCGAGATCGGGGTCATTCGTCGTCGGAAAGTACCATTCGGAAATCACGAGTGGCATGCCACCCGCAGTGGCTGCATTGCGAGCTTCGTCGCCGCGGAACATCACCCACTGATTGGCCACCGCCGCGGCCGGAGCCAGACCGCGACCGGCGATCAGCTGTAGCCACTTCATGGCGTCTTCTTCTTTGTCGAAGATCGATTGCTCGCCGTCCTTCAGCCGGACTTTTACTTTTGGTGTTCGCCACTTGAGCGCGATCAACACTTCGTTAGCTTTGTCGGGTCGCTGCGCATAGCTCCAAGCAGTCGCCGTCAGCACCGACAACTCGGGGTCGAGCATGTCGCGGGCTGGAGCTTGTTCGCATAACGGCTGCAGCAAAATCGCGGCTGCGAGCGCCCGGCCTTGATCGAGTTCCAAGCGACCGAGAAGAAACGTCGCTTCATAACCGGCCTTGGTGTGCACAAACCGCCGCGCGACTTCAGCCACGGCGGGTACGTCGCGATCGCGGAGCGCTTCGTTTAAATTCCGGCGGGCTTCGTGGCCAACTTGCGTTTCATACAATTGCCGCGCAGCGGGCGGCAGTGAGCCCAGCAACTGACTAGCGGTGGCCTTTACGCTGACCTGCGTCTCTGGTTGGCCGGCCGCTGCGAGAAAATAATCGTCGAGGGCGGAGTCGGTTAGCAACTCTTCGAGAGCTTGCACTGCAACCGGATAGTCCTCTTCATCGAGCGCCTTGCGAGCGCGATTGAGCAACTGGCGCAATTCGCGGGTAGCGGGGCGAATGACACTGCCGTTGTCATTTTTGCTAATCCCCGAGTCGATCTGGGCCTGCGCGGTCGTAACAGCCACCAGCAACAGCATTGCCAGGCACAACAACCAGCGGCAACCAATCCGTCGATTTAGCAACATCGATACGCGTCCTATTCGCGACAGGAAAGTGGAGCTGCGAAAGGGGCGAGGCCAACCTCTCGCGGGCGCAACTCGTTTTCTCAAAATATCTTACCAGGAGCAAGCAACGGAAGTGCAAGAAACGTCCGGCTTGTTACGCGGGCATGGCAAAGTGCGACGCAGATGCGCCAGAGGTATTGAATATGCGGCATTGGATCGCGTGGTATTGGTGGTGATGAATGTGCGAAAAACAAGCTGTTTTTGACTCTTCAGCGGCGAGAATGCGATTATTTTGCGGAATTTAAGAGGTTTTAGCGGTTCGACCAGTTGCATTTTCCGCTGTACACGTCAAATTGGCCCGCAAATCCACGCTGCGGACATCGCAGTGCGGACGAACAAACTATTCATTGTCTTCGAGGCAACCTCTCACGGGCGCCTCACCACGGAGGTCGGTAGCAGATGGCTAAAAAAGCCCCCACGGCGAAACCCGC is drawn from Anatilimnocola floriformis and contains these coding sequences:
- a CDS encoding LLM class flavin-dependent oxidoreductase, whose product is MKCFAFHLMPWDRLPADFGEKYESAWTWLPNSLYDPKHGHTLYNRFLDELCLADELGFDGVCVNEHHQNAYGTMPSPNLMGSILARQTKRCKIAVIGNALPLYNPPTRVAEEFAMIDVISGGRLIAGLVVGGGPEYYSFSMNPTHARAMYNEALDLVVRAWTEPGPFEHYGEYWKLKYVNPWPRPLQQPHPPIWIPGAGSKETIEFVAQRRYAYMGIPYFHVDFFQRNFDMFRDCCQKNGYECDPEQLGWLCPIYVAETDAQAWEEYEHHFMYFAQQLLKGLVVLPPGYTSARSLIGIHSAMKQFLINVKTRKEIEDGAYAIVGSPETVRDKLAHYAKRLGVGNLLGLFQIGTLPAELTKKNLTIFAQEVMPALQKLDTRIGVAV
- a CDS encoding alpha/beta fold hydrolase, which codes for MPSTRTINIAGKKTQLTEGGSGPPLLYLHSAGGETEWMPFHEELSRSFTVLLPAHPGFADSKGLEEVRDVTDYAWHYVDMLAELKLKNVPVVGFSLGGWTGMELAILRPALVSKLVLVNSAGVRVAGSPMGELFIDDLAKLRALLFKDPNNPVIKLAMPMDLEDRRILQWLAAREATARVGWNPYLHNPRLAAHLHRIECPTKILWGRHDKLIPLPHGEFLASRIRGAQLEVFDGSAHMLPFEEPVKFATAVKEFLVSSS
- a CDS encoding purine-nucleoside phosphorylase; this encodes MQGLFAKIEEATAFIRSKWNKTPHAGIILGTGLGSLVEQMQQDVAIDYGDIPHFPRSTAISHRGRLICGTLGGLPVMAMEGRFHMYEGYPLDLITLPVRVFKAMGAKMLVVSNACGGMNPYYKCGDIMVIEDQINLMGGNPLIGVNDDRLGPRFPDMSQPYDRALVDRALKIGRQQDIVVHKGVFVAVSGPNLETRAEYRFLRLIGADVVGMSTVPEVIVAVHAGLKVVGFSIITDMCFPDSLEPAEVPKIIAHANAAEPKLRALVMGVLAEEKA
- a CDS encoding outer membrane protein assembly factor BamB family protein, whose product is MLLNRRIGCRWLLCLAMLLLVAVTTAQAQIDSGISKNDNGSVIRPATRELRQLLNRARKALDEEDYPVAVQALEELLTDSALDDYFLAAAGQPETQVSVKATASQLLGSLPPAARQLYETQVGHEARRNLNEALRDRDVPAVAEVARRFVHTKAGYEATFLLGRLELDQGRALAAAILLQPLCEQAPARDMLDPELSVLTATAWSYAQRPDKANEVLIALKWRTPKVKVRLKDGEQSIFDKEEDAMKWLQLIAGRGLAPAAAVANQWVMFRGDEARNAATAGGMPLVISEWYFPTTNDPDLDKWVGKYARTLQDKGETIVPALQPLAVASINKKDNKRVDYVVIRSPEKVMGVSLKTGRRMWVYPHEDRITSNAGALTAGAQQIAATKENAVRQRIWEDNLYGQLSSDSQQLYLIDDLEFMNTQNINTTRNVWVGARQPVGVRGSNKLTALNLLRQGALCWQVGGDSGHDDPNLAGAFFLGAPVSVAEKLFALAEFNGELRLLCLSPQTGKLEWKQQLGSVPDETLTIRYDATRRLAAASPSYADGVLICPTSAGAVVAVDLGTRSLKWHYTYERNDLLGRPNRGVITSSNLNNNQPSGRWLDSSAIVADGSVIVTPVESQFLHCVDLLTGKPKWGAPVKRDESLFVACIHKEKIILVGKKNVRAISVSDGTEAWKAPVELGGEIASGRGFYNGTHYYLPTTGQQLLKLDLDTGKIADKSRTEFTLGNLVSFAGEMISIGHDQMSAFYLVEHMRAQVEKDLAANPTDVRALARLGELLLTEGKTNEALTSLRQAFKAHPHEERIRGLLARVMLVLLRTDFDKHRELVVEAKELIDHPAQRRELLRLQAVGMHKAGLVAESLEAFVTLADELQADVGSDDGSAQMEYIDSKWQVRTGRWLQARLTELYTSSSDADRTKLQQRLEERLAACLKADSLKGARRFVEVYGFHPLADRARLLIVQKLLFDKSYLEAELRAGDLLDSADTNYRAAGLAALVETYDLVQRPYLAAEKSAELAAFVARHPVAADHPAFALISKIQNAGTPRTMLALDSWPGGRAQKVEASSESSRPRTYMNNFSVMMAEFTGPAPRGLRAVYDPSQQALQVFDSQGKTIAQAPIRRQDGVYRQTYSIPYSGLVGRATGHIITVHTGGEILTIDALRANRGPGEPILWRAEVVNMDPLQMGRAYPQSRQTSNPITGSRTMAFDQSAQTNYQPGPVTPFGIVYQRSRQLVCADPLTGETLWERSGIDPACDLFGDDEYVFAAAPNSDRATVFSMRDGSQVGTRTVNRPNNRLATNGRRVLSFEQVGGTLRLRLFDAWSEQDDLWKLETPTGAKGQLLDGQEFAMLETSGKFTVISLVTGQPVVQSQLQPEPTLTSVHVYRSQEQYTVLANTPIAESVPGLVTQPLSGGGMPGQQAHGRVYALDRVTGKQRWQTPAFIAQHGLPFEQPVDSPLLVFIRNRRGNNSGNWTANILCLDKRNGAIAYEGDIATAQANMCEVAADLEKSIVQVTTWVQPGTMRLTTIKLTNDPLPPMPPAQTGNLSSLLAGQPQGTSVDVTDGLFNSGRTKTVDDPFAPQPGAGGQRVIIGPNGRQIQIPAGVPAADVERIKEALKRAGAPQAPNAPAPNGPAPPAPRQEAEDPFK